The following coding sequences are from one Caballeronia sp. SBC1 window:
- a CDS encoding DUF3563 family protein — protein sequence MYLLSRLFLFLTKSADQRDKERNDAYLAEATDIYDLEYRMQKLDRRASSRHPSWLAQ from the coding sequence ATGTATCTGCTCAGCCGCCTCTTTCTGTTCCTGACGAAATCCGCCGACCAGCGTGACAAGGAACGTAACGACGCCTATTTGGCCGAAGCCACTGACATTTACGACCTCGAATACCGCATGCAGAAGCTGGATCGTCGCGCATCGTCGCGTCATCCCTCGTGGCTCGCACAGTAA
- a CDS encoding ABC transporter ATP-binding protein, producing the protein MTALTVRLRKHFITPERDFMLDIAFRSTSQRIVLFGPSGAGKSLTLQTIAGLITPDEGEIVLNGTTLLHTANAIDLSPQARRIAYLFQDYALFPHLNVRQNIAFGLKRGWWNPSKHVAHADVDYWLNAFDLTQVARQFPAQLSGGQKQRVALARALVPHPQLLLLDEPFSALDMTLRQRMRQELADLQGRLDIPMVLITHDPDDVAMFGDQVVSLREGIVQPEDALNALSPSRQESRSTP; encoded by the coding sequence ATGACCGCCCTTACCGTCCGCCTGCGCAAGCATTTCATCACGCCCGAGCGCGACTTCATGCTCGATATCGCGTTTCGTTCAACCAGTCAGCGCATCGTGCTGTTTGGCCCGTCGGGCGCAGGCAAAAGCCTGACGCTGCAAACCATCGCCGGCCTGATCACGCCGGACGAGGGCGAGATCGTCCTGAATGGAACCACGCTGCTGCATACGGCCAACGCAATCGATTTAAGCCCGCAAGCGCGTCGGATCGCCTATCTGTTTCAGGACTACGCGCTGTTCCCGCACCTGAACGTGCGCCAGAACATTGCCTTCGGTCTGAAGCGCGGCTGGTGGAATCCATCGAAACACGTCGCGCACGCCGATGTGGACTACTGGTTGAACGCGTTCGATCTGACCCAGGTCGCGCGGCAGTTTCCGGCGCAATTATCGGGTGGGCAAAAGCAACGCGTTGCGTTGGCGCGTGCGCTGGTCCCGCATCCGCAATTGCTGCTGCTCGACGAGCCTTTTTCAGCGCTCGACATGACCTTGCGCCAGCGCATGCGCCAGGAACTGGCCGATCTTCAAGGCCGCCTGGACATTCCAATGGTGCTCATCACGCACGATCCCGACGACGTCGCCATGTTCGGCGATCAGGTCGTGAGTTTGCGCGAAGGTATCGTGCAACCGGAAGATGCCCTCAACGCCCTCAGTCCGTCACGCCAAGAATCACGCTCGACGCCTTGA
- a CDS encoding TOBE domain-containing protein, protein MTDESRSTPHDAIEVGGSVWLRSGDATLGGAARIALLAAIQQTGSITGAAKAVGMSYKAAWDAIDTMNNLAGTALVVRATGGKGGGGTTLTAKALRLIDTYRVIEREHQAFLERAGAAIEGFAQDWRLIGRIGMKTSARNQLFGTVSKVTRGSVNDEVELALPGGQSIVAVVTHESTASLGLKEGVEAFALVKASWVMLMVDDAEGSSKPMRISARNQLRGKVSSVTPGAVNAEVSLALDDATTVTAIITNESVTTLGLVQGQAAIAAFKASSVILGVTD, encoded by the coding sequence ATGACCGACGAATCCCGTAGTACACCGCACGATGCCATCGAAGTGGGTGGTTCAGTCTGGCTTCGCAGCGGGGACGCCACGCTTGGCGGCGCGGCGCGCATTGCGTTGCTCGCGGCCATCCAGCAGACCGGTTCAATCACGGGCGCGGCGAAGGCGGTCGGCATGAGCTACAAGGCGGCGTGGGACGCTATCGACACCATGAACAACCTCGCCGGCACCGCGCTCGTCGTGCGTGCCACGGGCGGCAAGGGCGGCGGCGGGACCACGTTGACCGCGAAGGCGCTGAGACTGATCGATACCTATCGGGTTATCGAGCGGGAGCATCAGGCGTTTCTGGAGCGCGCGGGCGCGGCGATTGAAGGTTTCGCGCAGGACTGGCGGCTTATTGGGCGAATCGGTATGAAAACAAGCGCACGCAACCAGCTGTTTGGCACGGTCAGCAAAGTCACGCGCGGTTCCGTCAACGACGAGGTCGAGCTCGCTTTGCCCGGCGGCCAATCGATCGTCGCGGTGGTCACGCATGAAAGCACCGCGTCGCTCGGTCTTAAGGAAGGCGTTGAGGCGTTCGCGCTCGTGAAGGCGTCATGGGTGATGCTGATGGTCGATGACGCCGAAGGCTCTTCCAAACCCATGCGGATCTCGGCGCGCAACCAGTTGCGCGGCAAGGTGTCGAGCGTGACGCCGGGTGCAGTGAACGCGGAGGTTTCTTTAGCACTGGACGACGCCACCACCGTCACTGCCATCATCACCAACGAGAGCGTGACGACGCTCGGCCTGGTGCAAGGTCAGGCCGCTATTGCGGCGTTCAAGGCGTCGAGCGTGATTCTTGGCGTGACGGACTGA
- a CDS encoding organic hydroperoxide resistance protein — protein MSILYTATATSTGGRDGRAVSSDENLDVKLSAPKELGGSGAAGTNPEQLFAAGYSACFLSAMKFVAGQQKKTIPADTTVTADVGVGPNDKGGFALDVELRVSLPGLDAAEAQKLVETAHQVCPYSNATRNNVDVRVKLV, from the coding sequence ATGAGCATTCTTTACACAGCAACGGCAACGAGCACGGGTGGCCGCGACGGCCGGGCAGTATCGTCGGATGAAAATCTGGACGTGAAATTGAGCGCGCCGAAAGAATTGGGCGGCTCGGGCGCAGCCGGCACGAACCCGGAACAACTGTTTGCCGCTGGCTATTCAGCCTGTTTCCTGAGCGCGATGAAGTTTGTTGCCGGTCAGCAGAAGAAGACCATTCCCGCCGACACGACCGTCACCGCCGACGTAGGCGTGGGCCCGAACGACAAGGGCGGCTTCGCACTGGACGTTGAATTGCGTGTTTCATTGCCGGGACTCGATGCAGCGGAAGCGCAAAAACTAGTAGAGACGGCCCATCAGGTGTGCCCGTACTCGAACGCGACGCGCAATAACGTCGACGTGCGCGTGAAGTTGGTCTAA
- a CDS encoding homoserine kinase, producing the protein MAVFTAVTDSQLTDWLQHYELGEAVDFRGIASGIENSNFFLTTTRGEYVLTIFENLTATQLPFYLDLMRHLASHAVPVPDPMPRRDGALFGMLNGKPAAIVTKLDGAPELTPGPLHCIEVGQMLARLHLAGRDFPAYQPNLRSLAWWQENVPAVLSHLSDAQRTLVTSELAHQAAFFASEEYRSLPEGPCHCDLFRDNVLFAHPTADETRLGGFFDFYFAGNDKWLFDVAVCVNDWCVDLATGALDIARVDALLRAYQTVRPFTPAETHHWNDMLRAGALRFWVSRLYDFYRPREAEMLKPHDPGHFERILRERIKVAPPPVHGN; encoded by the coding sequence ATGGCCGTATTCACCGCTGTCACCGATTCCCAGCTCACCGACTGGCTGCAACACTACGAACTCGGCGAAGCCGTCGATTTCCGCGGCATTGCATCCGGTATCGAGAACAGCAACTTCTTCCTGACGACCACGCGCGGCGAGTATGTGCTGACGATCTTCGAGAACCTCACGGCCACGCAATTGCCGTTTTATCTCGATTTGATGCGCCATCTGGCCTCGCACGCCGTGCCGGTGCCGGACCCCATGCCACGTCGCGACGGCGCGCTTTTCGGCATGCTGAACGGCAAGCCGGCAGCAATCGTGACGAAACTGGACGGCGCGCCGGAACTGACGCCGGGTCCCTTGCATTGCATCGAAGTAGGCCAGATGTTGGCGCGGCTTCATCTGGCCGGCCGGGATTTCCCCGCGTATCAGCCGAACTTGCGAAGCCTCGCGTGGTGGCAAGAGAACGTGCCTGCGGTGCTATCGCATTTAAGCGACGCGCAGCGCACGCTGGTCACAAGCGAACTCGCGCATCAGGCGGCGTTTTTTGCATCGGAAGAGTATCGGTCCCTGCCAGAAGGCCCATGCCATTGCGACCTGTTCCGCGACAATGTGCTGTTCGCGCATCCGACGGCGGATGAAACGCGGCTCGGCGGGTTCTTCGACTTCTATTTCGCCGGCAACGACAAATGGCTCTTCGATGTCGCCGTGTGCGTGAACGATTGGTGCGTCGATCTGGCAACTGGCGCGCTGGATATCGCGCGGGTCGACGCGTTGCTGCGCGCCTATCAGACAGTGCGGCCGTTCACGCCGGCCGAAACGCATCACTGGAACGACATGCTGCGCGCGGGCGCGTTGCGCTTCTGGGTATCGCGTCTTTATGATTTTTACCGGCCACGCGAAGCCGAGATGCTAAAACCACATGATCCCGGCCATTTCGAACGCATTTTGCGCGAGCGCATCAAAGTTGCGCCTCCTCCCGTTCACGGTAATTAA
- a CDS encoding MarR family winged helix-turn-helix transcriptional regulator, translating to MTSSPQFPLELDAQLCFALYSTSLAMTKTYKPLLDKVGLTYPQYLTMLVLWQSDDLTVKQMAERLSLDSATMTPLLKRLEAQGYVKRVRGLEDERQVHIHLTDAGRDLKKAIRDIPGEIYCAAGSDADRLIKLRDDLMRLRASLMEHNEA from the coding sequence ATGACCTCTTCCCCGCAATTCCCGCTCGAACTCGACGCCCAGCTTTGCTTTGCGCTGTACTCGACCTCGCTCGCGATGACCAAGACGTACAAACCGCTGCTGGACAAAGTCGGGCTGACCTATCCGCAGTACCTGACCATGTTGGTGTTGTGGCAAAGCGACGACCTGACCGTCAAACAGATGGCCGAAAGGCTCAGCCTCGATTCGGCGACCATGACGCCGCTGCTCAAGCGTCTTGAGGCGCAAGGGTACGTCAAGCGCGTGCGGGGTCTTGAAGACGAACGGCAAGTGCATATCCATCTTACCGACGCCGGCCGTGACCTGAAGAAGGCCATCCGCGATATTCCCGGCGAGATCTACTGCGCGGCCGGATCGGACGCCGACCGGCTCATCAAACTGCGTGACGATCTGATGCGACTGCGCGCGTCGCTGATGGAACACAACGAAGCCTAA
- a CDS encoding phosphatase PAP2 family protein: MPDLPLSLWLSITSLGGVGVMIPLALAVAAWLALGYPWRYAVCWLAVLGAASGLVALTKIAFMGWGVGVRVLDFTGISGHAMVSSAVLPVALFVACLPGRRWVRALGVSAGVLIGIVVGVSRILLNAHSVSEVVTGCGLGALAALVFVAFAWRAEPGKLSGAPVAVSLALVALTLHGISVPTQRWITDIALHLSGREQPYIRARWKAGRYDKPVAPPAQHIDVRFSGTTES, encoded by the coding sequence ATGCCTGACTTGCCGCTTTCGCTTTGGCTCTCCATTACTTCGCTTGGCGGCGTAGGCGTCATGATTCCGCTCGCGCTTGCGGTGGCCGCATGGCTGGCGCTGGGTTATCCGTGGCGTTACGCCGTGTGCTGGCTTGCTGTGCTCGGCGCGGCCAGTGGACTCGTGGCGTTGACGAAAATCGCGTTCATGGGATGGGGTGTCGGCGTGCGCGTTCTGGATTTCACCGGAATCAGCGGTCACGCCATGGTTTCGTCCGCAGTATTGCCAGTGGCTTTGTTCGTCGCGTGTTTGCCCGGGCGACGATGGGTGCGCGCGCTGGGGGTGTCGGCGGGGGTGCTGATCGGAATCGTGGTGGGCGTGTCGCGGATCTTGCTGAATGCCCATTCAGTGTCGGAAGTCGTGACAGGATGCGGTCTCGGCGCGCTCGCCGCGCTTGTGTTCGTGGCGTTCGCCTGGCGCGCGGAACCCGGCAAGTTATCGGGGGCGCCGGTTGCGGTGAGTCTTGCATTGGTGGCTCTCACGCTACATGGGATTTCGGTGCCAACGCAGCGCTGGATCACGGATATCGCCCTGCACTTGTCAGGCCGCGAGCAACCTTATATTCGCGCTCGATGGAAGGCCGGACGCTATGACAAGCCGGTTGCACCGCCGGCGCAACATATCGATGTACGGTTTTCGGGGACGACGGAGTCGTAA
- a CDS encoding BPSS1780 family membrane protein, protein MQLIEVPAKTGYVWFRQGIWLFRRNPLAFLTVFFAYLFAMTLISRLPLIGPVLPLLLIPGVAVGFMVACRNTIAKKPVWPTVLIDGFRAYGQIVARRLLVLGVIYVAAMGLIFAASALADGGLLLNMMLGNGPAGDPETVAASFNPLAVLVAMVCYLPVAMLFWFAPILVAWHDVPPVKALFFSFVSCWRNRGAFVIYGVLWIGIALAVSFGLSALMQVLGAAQDMALAVLMPASILVTTALYCSFYATYRGCFGVQSEDSPDIPDPSEPPV, encoded by the coding sequence ATGCAATTGATCGAAGTCCCCGCCAAAACCGGTTATGTGTGGTTCCGCCAGGGTATCTGGCTGTTTCGCCGGAATCCGCTCGCGTTTCTCACGGTGTTCTTCGCCTATCTGTTTGCCATGACGCTGATCTCGCGGCTGCCGCTGATTGGTCCCGTGCTGCCGCTGCTGCTGATTCCAGGCGTGGCCGTAGGGTTCATGGTGGCTTGCCGCAATACGATCGCCAAGAAACCGGTGTGGCCGACGGTGCTTATCGACGGCTTTCGTGCCTACGGGCAGATCGTCGCGCGCCGCCTGCTTGTGCTGGGCGTGATCTACGTGGCAGCCATGGGTTTGATCTTCGCCGCGTCCGCGCTGGCCGACGGCGGCTTGCTGCTCAACATGATGCTCGGCAACGGCCCGGCTGGCGATCCGGAAACCGTGGCCGCAAGCTTCAACCCGCTCGCGGTGCTGGTCGCCATGGTCTGCTATCTGCCGGTCGCCATGCTGTTCTGGTTCGCGCCTATTCTTGTCGCGTGGCACGACGTGCCGCCGGTAAAAGCGCTGTTTTTCAGCTTCGTCAGTTGCTGGCGCAATCGCGGTGCGTTTGTCATCTACGGCGTGTTGTGGATTGGTATTGCGCTCGCGGTGTCGTTTGGACTCAGCGCGTTGATGCAGGTGCTCGGTGCTGCGCAAGACATGGCCCTCGCGGTGTTGATGCCAGCGTCCATCCTCGTGACAACTGCATTGTATTGCTCGTTTTACGCCACGTATCGCGGCTGTTTCGGTGTGCAATCGGAAGATTCACCTGATATCCCGGATCCGTCCGAACCGCCGGTGTGA
- the modA gene encoding molybdate ABC transporter substrate-binding protein, with the protein MVFNLKHSLIAAVFTFTLQSAAHADEIVVSAAASLTNAFKAIGDAYEKQHPGTKVLMNFGASDVLMQQIVKGAPADVFASADQKAMDKAIDEKVIATDSRRDFAANSLVLIVPKDSSFAPASVKDLTAASVKRVAYGDPASVPVGRYTEGALKEAGVWDAVSAKGVLAANVRQSLDYVARGEVDAGFVFSTDAAVMPDRVKVALSVPTQTSITYPIAQVAQSKHAADAQQFIAYVLSPDGQKTLEQFGFKPPVK; encoded by the coding sequence ATCGTGTTCAATCTCAAACACTCGCTGATCGCCGCTGTCTTCACGTTCACACTGCAATCCGCCGCCCACGCCGATGAAATCGTCGTCTCCGCTGCAGCAAGCCTGACCAATGCGTTCAAAGCCATCGGCGATGCCTACGAGAAGCAACATCCGGGCACGAAAGTCCTGATGAACTTCGGCGCCTCCGACGTGTTGATGCAGCAAATCGTGAAAGGCGCGCCCGCCGATGTATTCGCCTCGGCCGATCAAAAAGCCATGGACAAGGCTATCGACGAAAAGGTCATTGCCACCGACTCGCGCCGGGACTTTGCTGCAAACTCGCTCGTGCTGATCGTGCCGAAAGACAGCAGCTTCGCTCCTGCCAGTGTCAAGGACCTCACGGCCGCCAGCGTGAAACGCGTGGCTTACGGCGATCCGGCATCAGTGCCGGTTGGCCGTTATACCGAAGGCGCGCTGAAGGAAGCCGGCGTCTGGGACGCAGTCAGCGCCAAGGGCGTGCTCGCGGCTAACGTGCGCCAAAGCCTGGACTATGTGGCGCGCGGCGAAGTGGACGCCGGCTTCGTATTCAGCACCGACGCCGCCGTGATGCCGGATCGCGTGAAAGTGGCGCTGAGCGTGCCAACACAAACATCGATTACCTACCCTATCGCCCAGGTAGCGCAAAGCAAACACGCCGCCGATGCCCAGCAGTTCATCGCGTATGTGTTGTCACCGGACGGGCAAAAGACGCTCGAGCAATTCGGCTTCAAACCGCCGGTGAAATAA
- a CDS encoding PHB depolymerase family esterase, translating into MPKSLTKLWLRGLKRLVATQIAPPRAPKTRAPAKPVRAKAVKPAAAKPKITPKPRVTRESRVRPRASAWAAGKWSRSFHSAPPTAGRFVNHLAYALYLPTGASLTDMPLVVMMHGCQQSAEEFAQGTRINLLADRFGFAVLYPEQSKTAHVHRCWHWYEDSANSGGGEAAAVVSLVHEVVARHHFDAERIYLAGMSAGAGLAAMLAVKYPSLFAAVGLHSGVVFGDANSAIGAMDAMRRGSRSDPVGLIDAAVNVAAYPGMPAIIVHGELDSVVSKTNAEQLTTEFLRLNRFIDANGVWRNGERREETQDGSTVTDYVKNGRRVIKTCIVRGLGHAWSGGDDTVQFHSAKGPDASAMLWEFFKYQRRVQSAVRDESLV; encoded by the coding sequence ATGCCAAAAAGCCTGACAAAACTCTGGCTACGAGGCTTGAAACGCCTTGTAGCGACGCAGATCGCTCCGCCCCGAGCGCCGAAAACGCGCGCTCCGGCGAAGCCTGTCCGCGCGAAGGCGGTCAAACCGGCCGCGGCGAAACCCAAAATCACCCCTAAACCGCGCGTCACTCGCGAGTCGCGGGTCAGGCCGCGCGCCTCCGCATGGGCGGCAGGAAAGTGGAGCCGGTCGTTCCATTCGGCCCCGCCAACAGCGGGCCGGTTCGTCAATCATCTGGCGTACGCGTTATATCTACCGACCGGCGCATCCCTCACGGACATGCCACTCGTCGTGATGATGCACGGATGCCAGCAATCGGCTGAAGAATTCGCGCAGGGCACGCGCATCAATTTGCTGGCCGACCGCTTCGGATTTGCCGTGCTGTACCCCGAGCAGTCGAAAACCGCGCACGTCCACCGCTGCTGGCATTGGTACGAAGATTCGGCCAATTCTGGCGGCGGCGAGGCGGCTGCGGTCGTTTCCTTGGTGCACGAGGTCGTTGCGCGTCACCATTTCGACGCCGAACGTATCTATCTGGCCGGTATGTCTGCCGGTGCGGGGCTGGCAGCCATGCTAGCCGTCAAATATCCGTCGCTGTTTGCGGCCGTCGGATTGCACTCAGGCGTGGTTTTCGGCGATGCAAATTCCGCAATCGGTGCAATGGACGCCATGCGGCGCGGCAGCCGCAGCGACCCTGTCGGCCTGATCGACGCCGCAGTCAACGTCGCCGCTTACCCCGGCATGCCGGCCATTATTGTGCACGGCGAGCTGGATTCGGTCGTATCGAAGACCAATGCTGAGCAGCTGACAACGGAATTCCTGCGCCTGAACCGTTTTATCGACGCAAACGGTGTCTGGCGCAACGGCGAGCGTCGCGAGGAAACCCAGGACGGCAGCACTGTGACGGACTACGTCAAAAACGGCCGACGAGTCATCAAGACGTGCATCGTGCGCGGGTTGGGCCATGCCTGGAGCGGTGGCGACGACACCGTGCAGTTCCATTCGGCGAAAGGCCCGGACGCATCGGCCATGCTGTGGGAATTCTTCAAATACCAACGCCGTGTGCAATCAGCCGTGCGGGACGAGAGCCTCGTTTAG
- the modB gene encoding molybdate ABC transporter permease subunit → MDQAWIPLLLSLKVAGWATAIDVVLGVAVAFGLSRWRSSARELVDSLLTLPLVMPPTVLGYYLLVLLGRRGVIGAWLDKFDIQLVFTWQGAVIASAVVAFPLVLKSARTAFETVDPQFERAARTLGISEAAVFFRVTLPLAARGILAGALLAFARALGEFGATLMIAGNLPGRTQTLSVAVYAAVQAGDDSTANILVIVTSVTCVVILLTAGRLLPQRSTASVR, encoded by the coding sequence ATGGATCAGGCGTGGATTCCATTGCTGTTGTCGCTGAAAGTAGCGGGATGGGCGACAGCAATCGATGTCGTGCTCGGCGTCGCGGTGGCATTCGGTTTGTCGCGCTGGCGTTCGTCGGCGCGTGAGCTCGTCGACTCTTTGCTAACGCTGCCGCTAGTCATGCCGCCCACCGTGCTCGGTTATTACCTGCTCGTGTTGCTAGGCCGGCGCGGCGTGATCGGGGCATGGCTCGACAAGTTCGACATCCAGTTGGTGTTCACGTGGCAAGGCGCGGTGATCGCGTCGGCCGTGGTCGCGTTTCCGCTCGTGCTGAAGTCGGCGCGTACCGCATTTGAGACGGTCGATCCGCAATTCGAACGTGCCGCGCGCACGCTCGGCATCAGTGAAGCCGCCGTGTTCTTTCGCGTAACGCTGCCGCTCGCCGCCCGCGGCATCCTGGCCGGCGCGTTGCTCGCGTTCGCGCGGGCGCTGGGCGAGTTCGGCGCCACGCTGATGATCGCGGGGAACTTGCCGGGCAGGACACAGACACTCTCTGTCGCTGTCTACGCCGCCGTCCAGGCCGGCGACGACAGCACCGCAAACATCCTCGTGATCGTGACCTCGGTCACGTGCGTGGTCATCCTGCTCACAGCCGGACGACTGCTGCCGCAGCGCTCCACGGCATCGGTGCGCTGA